aatagaaattaaaacaCACATTAATAAAATCCTATTGACTATAACAAAGGtaagtcatgactcatgagtgtTGTAGCACTTTATTGACTTGACTGCACAATTGGTCGGTGCTACTTTTGATATCTTAAATGCCTATTTCAGTATCAGAGCATCTCTGACatcttatctaaattttttattatttggacagttaataataatattttttttttgagcaaattaGCAACAATATTTACCTTTAACTTGCTCACGTTTTCAAATTCACCTTTCAatagtttttatattcttttttatttcgtttaaatattattattttatttattttttaaactttatttttccttcctctatttattttaaacaattatatttttaataaaaattgttacattcataatattttttgtaatactttcataaaaatcataacaaaatcttatataaaaaattgttataaattttaattttaacccatcattaaaattatatttttacccactaatattaattaataacaatatatttcttaaaatttattataaaaatattataataatatttctaaattGACATTTCTTATTCTTCATATTATTTCCCCTATCTTTCCATCATAAGTttcctcttttgtttttctttttattttttctccaccacacaCGTATACCCATATATCTCCctcctctcctttttcttctttactttcCACTTGAATCCATAACCTCCCTCTCTCTGTCTTTCTCCAGCTCTCTCGCCATCTTTTCCTCTGTGAGGACCAAACTCTCTCTTTTCCcaatcaaattccaaatttccaGTTCGATTCTATTCCAGCACACTTTCTTGAAAATCATCATCCTTTTAACCATTTCTCAATCACAGTCAAAACCTTTCAAATTTCCCGCATTCACTCATCTCTTATATATAATTCCCATTTCATTACATCTTAATTTGATATTTCTTTCCTCCTTCTACTCCTCTTTTTAGATCTTTTCCAGTCTTCAGTTAACAGATCATACTGATGGCTTCCCCAACTAAAGAAGAATTaacctcctcttcttcttccatgCTGCGATGGAGCTATGATATCTTCTTGAGTTTTCGAGGTGAAGACACACGTTATGGTTTTACAGGCTATTTATACGATGCTTTGTGTAGCTATGGCTTAAACACCTTCTTTGATACCAATCTTGAGAGGGGAGAAGAAATTTCAAAGGAACTTCTTAAAACCATTGAAATGTCAATGATTTCGATCGTTGTATTGTCTGAAAATTATGCATCTTCAAATTGGTGTTTGGATGAACTTGTCAAGATTCTTGAGTGCAGAAAAACTAGACGGATCCGAAAGGTTTATCCAATTTTCTACAAAGTGATTCCATCCGAAGTTAGAAAAAAGGAGGGAAAGTTTGGGAAAGCACTAGAtaaccatgagaaaaaattcaaagacGACATGGAGAAGGTTAAGAGATGGAGGGAAGCTTTAACTGAAGTAGCTAACTTGTCTGGACATGAATACAAGAATGGGTATGTATTTAACTAATACCTACTCTTGTGTGATTTTATgagttacaaatttttaatggttttgGTATTCCCACTAAATGCCAAGTTATgaaagtattttatatatatccctttttttacttactttgtAGTTAAGCTATAAAGGTCGATGATATTGATAGCAATGGAATAATTTTGACTCAGATAATGTTATCCATTAGTGAGACTCtatgttcttttatttgttATAAACTTTTACTTGTTCTATTATGACTACTAAATGCCGAATTATGAAAgcatattttaaggtaaaaatttgaatatattcttttttcccCTATTAAATGGTAGAAATAGAAGAATTTAATCggataatattaataattaaaattttctctcatttaattcttagaaaatttttccaaaatttcgTAATCTCATATTATAAGTTTGTTTCCTCACTAAGGGAGTTTCCGTgcaattttttgctaaaagctCAACTCTAattttctaaccaaaaaaataataataataataataataatgaatgtgTTAAATGATAATTATCAATCAATCCTTTAAattatataacatttactttaattaaaaatatgtcaattttttaatgCACAAAATTGGATATATTTAACTCAGTTGATCTACATATTTATATTTACTTTGACTACAActcattatttgtttttaatgctttgtgattttgttgttgcagtgaatatgaatatgaatttatcaaaagaaTTATTGAAGAGATATCAAGTATTAAATCAATTCACATAAAATTACCTATTGCTAAATATCCAGTTGAAGTAGATTCTCAAGCAGAAGCCATAGAATCGCTTTTAGATGTGGAGTCCAATGGTGTTTTCATGGTAGGAATCTATGGTCTTGGGGGAGTGGGTAAGACTACAATCTCAAAAGCCGTTTATAATAGAATTAATGATTGTTTTGAAGGAAGCTGCTTTCTAGAAAatgttagagaaaattcaaagaCAGACGCTGGCATTATCCAATTACAAGAGAGACTGCTTTCTAAGATCTTACGAAGTAGAATTGTTAAGGTGAATAGTGTACTTGAAGGAATCACTATGATAAAAGAAAGGTTCTGCAATAAGAAAGTTCTTTtaattcttgatgatgtggatcaatcaaaagagatagaaaatttgCTTGAATATTGTAACTGGCTTGCTTCAGGAAGCAGAGTCATCATAACAACAAGAGACATAAATGTTCTACCCAATGTTGGAAGAGATCCTCAAATAAGAACTTATGAGGTTCAAAAAATGAATCCACGTGATGCTCGTGTTCTTTTCAATATGCACGCCTTTGGAAGCAATAATCCTAAGCAAGGATATTCAAATCTTGTAGAGCAAATTATGTCTTATGCTGATGGCCTTCCATTAGCTCTGGTAATAATGGGTTCTGATTTGTATGGCAAAAGTATAGATCACTGGACATGTGCAGTCGAAAAGTATAAGAAGATTCCACATGGAGAAATTACTAATAAACTCAAGATTAGTTATGATGGAttggaaaaaagagaaagggatatttttcttgatattgcatgtttttttaagGGATTTAAAATGGACGAAGTTGTGAATGTATTAGATGCTTGCAAATTCTCTTCAAGTTTGGGTATTAGTAAACTTATTGAAAAGTGTCTCATAACTGTTGACATATGGGGCATATTGTGGATGCATGACTTGCTACAACAAATGGGTAGAGAAATCGTTGAACAAGAATCTAATGAACTTGAAAATCGTAGTAGGATATGGTGTTATGAGGATGCTTATAAATTGCTGATTGAAAACatggtataaatttttttgctccaccttttttttcccaaatactTTTCATTGATTGTTTTTCCCTGTTCAATATCgcagaaaatataattttatcatatatgtttcatttaaagttttaaaattgttaTACTTTTGTCAAATTCTATTATGAAGTGCAACTAATTCTTTGTCCTATCTAGGGGTCGAATAAAATTCGAGGCATAATGTGGTACTCACCTAAACCAAGATTGGTGAAATTGCAAGTTGATGCTTTCAAAAATATGAGAAATCTCAAATTTCTCTTAGTTGAGAATGTACGAATTTCTAAAGGGCTTAAATATCTCCCCAACGAGTTAAGATTGCTTCAGTGGTCAGAATATGATTTTCCCTTGCCATTAAAATTTTACCCTCACAGTCTTGTTGTGTTGAATATGCCAAATAGTCGGATTAGATTGGAGAAACTATTAAAACAGGTATGAGTATTagtatatatgattttttattttttattttttttgaaatgatgaattttgatttctttaaatgttattttaaaaatttgtggaaataatttttttttttttttaaccgtaGGGTCGCGCATTTGAAGCATTGAAAAATGTCAATCTCGATGGGTGTAAATTCATTACAAAATTACCTTCCTTATTATGCGCCCCAAACTTAAAGAATTTGGACATGTGTTACTGTGTAAATTTAATAGAGGTTCATGAGTCATTTGGATATCTTGATAAGCTTGCAAGTTGGGACCTCACACACTGCCGAAACCTTAAGATTCTTCCAAGCCTCCTCGTGCTAAGAtcccttaaatattttaatctaTGTTACTGCAGAAGGCTTGAGAAGTTTCCTGCTATTTGTGCCCCAAACTTAGAGTCATTGGACATTCCTCTTTGTAAAAACTTAATAGAGGTTCATGAGTCAGTTGGAGATCTTGACAAGCTTAAAAGGTGGTACCTCGAAAGCTGCATAAAACTTGAGATTCTTCCAAGCCGCCTCCAGCTGAGATCCCTTGAATACCTGAATCTAAGAGACTGCGGAAGGCTCGAGAAGTTTCCTGCTATTTGTGCCCCAAACTTAGAGTCATTGGACATTTCTTATTGTAAAAACTTAATAGAGGTTCATGAGTCAGTTGGAGATCTTGACAAGCTTAAATGGTGGAACCTCGAAAGCTGCATAAAACTTGAGATTCTTCCAAGCCGCCTCCAGCTGAGATCCCTTCAAAGCTTGGACCTAAAAAACTGCGGAAGGCTCGAGAAGTTTCCTGCTATTTGTGCCCCAAACTTAGAGTCATTGGACATTTCTTATTGTAAAAACTTAATAGAGGTTCATGAGTCAGTTGGAGATCTTGATAAGCTTAAATGGTGGGACCTCGAAAGCTGCATAAAACTTGAGATTCTTCCAAGCCGCCTCCAGCTGAGATCCCTTGAATACCTGAATCTAAGAGACTGCGGAAGGCTCGAGAAGTTTCCTGCTATTTGTGCCCCAAACTTAGAGTCATTGGACATTTCTTATTGTAAAAACTTAATAGAGGTTCATGAGTCAGTTGGAGATCTTGATAAGCTTAAATGGTGGGACCTCCAAAGCTGCATAAAACTTGAGATTCTTCCAAGCCTCCTCGGGCTAAGATCCCTTCAATATTTTGATCTAAGGTACTGCGGAAGGCTTGAGAAGTTTCCTGCTATTTGTGCCCCAAACTTAGAGTTATTGGACATTTCTCTTTGTAAAAACTTAATAGAGGTTCATGAGTCAGTTGGAGATCTTGATAAGCTTAAAAGGTGGTACCTCGAAAGCTGCATAAAACTTGAGATTCTTCCAAGCCGCCTCCAGCTGAGATCCCTTCAAAGCTTGGATCTAAAAAACTGCGGAAGGCTTGAGAAGTTTCCTGATATTCACCCTGAAATGAAATATTTGCGGGGTTTATATTTGCGGGCTAATAGTGGTATTAGAGAATGGCCTTCATCGTTCACGCATCTCACCAAAGGGCTTCACCGTTTAGAGCTATCTAACAATGAAAACCTTTGGAATTTTCTGCATAGCCGCAATAAATTGCAACTGCTCGAGGAAATAGATATTCCCACTGCCAATTCCTTTGATGGCTTTTTGGGATATGGGTTTCTGAGCTTGACATATCTGCGGCTCAACTCTTGGGATGGAGATATAACGGAATTAGATTTTCAATACTTCCCCCTATTGAGAGAACTTCATATATATGATTCCAATATTATTAGTATTCCCCAAAGCATTAGCGGATTAGCTAGATTAGAAACTATTCACATACGAAATTGTAAGCGGCTTCGGGAAATTCCAACGCTTCCACAATCTGTAAGATGTGTGTCTGTAAGCAAATGCCCGTCGGTGGATCCACAATCAGTTAGCAGATTATTGATTCAGGTGAggtctctctccctctccctttaTGTTTAGGtaataaataatcaaattttttttctacttttctaGACTTCAATTTCCTGTATTTGCTTAATGTAAACAGTTTGGAGGTGCAAGAAGCAACATATCAATGGATCCCTTTCATGACTCTGAATCTGACTCTGACTCTGACTCCGACTCCGACTCTGACTCTGAATCTGAATCTGAATATGAAATTTCGTACCATCTTACAGTACCAGTAACAGAGATTCCAAAGTACTTAAAATTCAACCATTAGACTTTTGGAAATTCCGTATCCTTCTGGGTtggtaaaaagttttcaaaattagcCATCTGTATTGCTTTTCGAACGGGGGAGGCACATATGTACCATAATTGTCATGTTAACATTTCCATCAATGGGTGTAAACAACTATATTCAGGTTTCTATAAAAATTGGACAGAAGAGGAACTGTGGTTATTGACTATACCCCTTGAGAAATTGAATAAACAAAAACTATCTGAACAGAATCACATTGAAGTTGAGGTTATACCAATAAATCATCTTGATTTGATAAAATGGTTGGGGGTCAATGTGGAATGCACCTGCTATCCTCAAAATTCAGATGTTGCTTGCTTGCTGCTTCCGTGTGCTATGAATGGTTGTGGGTCTTCCTCGATTCCAAATGACACTGAGCTCCCGCCTTTGCTACATGTTTCCTCCACTTCTTATGCTTCAGATTCAGATCACAGGGTTCTTAACAATGGAagaaacttatcaaaaaaaaaaaaaaaaacaatggaagAAATTACATACTTGCTGGAATAGGACTCCAAAAGCGAAGAAGAATTTGTCTCTGACGGCAAAGCCCAGCAGAGAGCGGAGCTGTAAACTTTGGAGATGGAGCTCTTCTCTTATTCAATCTCTTCTTCATTTTCCAAACAACACATAATTATGATGTTAGAAAATATCCTCGAAGACACAGTAGACCATTCTTTgggtgcctctctctctctctctccctttcttaaTTTCATGTTATTCGATTTGGCTTTTGTTGTTTCATGTCCATTTTTTGTTGCTTTGGTGAATGCAATGCTTAATATTGAAATGGACTGGAATCTATGATGGTTTTTATAATATGCATTTGCTATGTGTGCTGAATCTGTATATTGTTACTTTTTTACCAAAAACCGAAATACTTGAGTTCAACTTGAATGAAGATTCAAGATGATATTGaggttatatatataagttgggTGAGCTGTAAGTCAACTTGAAGGAATAGACTTAATAAGATCTCTTACTATTTTTCCAATCTTCTGTTTTGACGGATGAATGTGGGGTTATGGTATGTAGAGTATCACTGTATTACGAAGCAAAGAAAGCTATCCtgatttcatttgttttgttattattattattatcatattcattcttcttcctttttaacAACATTTGGTATGTAATTGTTTAATTTCCTTCAATGTTTGAATCCGTTTAAGGTGCAGTTGCATTTTTCCTTctaattaaagaataataaataatgcatTGAGCATGTTTTGAGTAGTACATAGTGAGATCAAATCATATTTAGAAGAAACTGCTAAACTTTGCAGTTCTGTTCATCTGGTGTAAATCAGATTGGGAGTAAATATGGACCAGATTTCGTGAAGTGAAGTGGTAGAACTTGACTTGGGATTCATATATTATTCCTAACACTcccttattattttgttgtcttGCTTAGAGAACTAGACATTCCACATGAGATAGGCTATGAAAATGATGAAGGTGACATGTTATGCATCTTCTGCAGGATCTACCTTGCAAGTAGGAATCATCACTTGTTCATTGAGTTTGAGTATCCTTTCTCAAAGAGGCTTTAAGAGAAATTTAAGTCATGGTGTCTAATAAATTACCAGGTACATATCAGCATGCATGAAGTGGTTTTGTGGGATACAAATAAGTTGAAGGGTAAAAGCTTTATATGCATCATATGCAAACTTGCTTGGTCTATAATGTTTTATTATGTTTGGCTTCAAAGAAATGCTCATGTATTCAGTGGCAATGTCAAATCTAATGAGACTATCCTCCTTATGAGAAGAGTCAAAATTTTGCTATTGAATAGTCCCATGTTAATtggaaatttctttattttttatgatagcCATATTTGTGGGGTTCTATAATGCTTATCTATAGTTCTCCCTATGAATTTTTGTGTACTTCTTTTCTACATCGTCAAACCAAGTACAACAAAAGCGTGCATTTAAACCTGAATTTGCTTGCAGCCAAATCTTGATCTTCTAACtaaaagtacttttttttttaattgatctCATTGCTCCCATGCTTActattcttttccattttctatcttttctaATGTGGTTTCACTGTTGAGAACTTTTAGATTTGGATAGAAAGCATAAGAAAATGTaacttttttggaaaatttccTGCAACAATTAAGAATCATATCCTTTACTAGTTAAAAGACGGACGTGAATGAGATTTCTATATTCTgtgcaattatatatattttttcaagttATATCGTTGTTTTTTAATGTATTCTGGATTTatgatattatatttaatattaagtaGATTAGGTGTTAAAGGTTCAACTTTTAGACATTAAAATGCTTTAGATCTATAAAGGCATGCTGGATCATGTAATGCTTATTGTGATAAAATCTTGAAAGGGCCCATTCGTCTAAATGATTATTTCTGCTGCTTCTTTTTTGGTTCAAGGGAGTTTCAAACCTCTGAGGCATCACTGTACAGAAGTTATTTTGCTGATCCCCTGCCTTACTAATCTCTTAACCAATTTTGCCTTCCATTTGATAGCATCTGATAGCTACAAAAATCCAtatctttttccctttttgtttcCAAGGCCAACTTCTTCACTTAAGAAGGAGAAATGTTGCATTGTAAAGTGAAAAGTAAGCTCCTCTGCTATTGcatgaactaaaattttattattcagtcAATTAAGATTTAGAAAGTTAAATCCATTTCTAATAATTAATTGTTtcaaatctttatttatttgtatgttTGACTATGAATGTGGAGCAGCTGTTACAATGGACTATACCTATGTTCAAGTCATCAAGATATCCCACTTCTACATCTTAAAAGGTGGGTAACTCATTTACGTTATCTTCAAGATGTCATCTTTGGAAGTGCTACTAGCTTTGAAGTACTAAGAGTAATTTcacattttgaattcaaatactgAGACAataatttgattcttttaatCCAAAATGATATTTGGTCTGCTTGACAAATGCCAACCAATCTTGTTAAGATATTTTTCGATGTTCCATTATTTTGGACAAGATAAATGAAATTCTCGTAACTTATGAACCTTGCCTAATgagcaaaagagagagatttaaaACATAAGATAAGTGATATGCCTTGTAGGTGTTAtttatcttaattttctttGCCAAAAAAATTGAGATAGGTGTTTGttgagattttggtttttctggtgatatttcattattttttacataataaatccATGCTAGGTCTTACTGGAAAAGAACTGACATAACAGATTTCATCATAAGACTACTCAAGCAACTAATTGTTGGAAACTTAGGAGAGGTTGCCAATGGAAGATGATTTTCAGTTGAAAAGTATTGGGATTACTAAGTTTGTGAATAAGACTGAATGCATGGGATCTTTTCTCATAGAAGCTAAATGGCTAGTGGGAATTGGGAACTCTATTCCTATCATCTTTTCCCACACTCTTTGGCCTATTGGATCCATGGAAACAAAGTGGTGCTTGAAGCAATAAGTGTTAACGCTAGTAAAGTCCCGAGTCCCACCGTTTACCTATTTGCCATTAGGAGGGATGCAGCAAACACATGGGAAGTGGGCACCTAttaaatttcaacaattttaTAGTTTGTTAAAATTGACAAGCACTAATTAAGATTGAAGGGAGTAAAagcaattgaaatcaattaagAAGTGCTGCATTTCTTGTAGAGATGAAATTGGGAcctattttttggattttttttttctcaataattttattataccTGTAATGTGCTCTACAATGCCACAGTTGTTTGTTTGGTGAGTGAAGCACTacttttataaaagaaaagtgaCGGGTGAGGTTGTCGATTTAAGATTAGTACATGTGCAATCActatcttttttaaataaaaaattatgtgtcACTTTCATTTGGTTGTATCTATCACCTATATAAGTGGGGTATATCTATTATAAGACCAAGTGCACATGTAAATtactaataaagaaaattatctGCAGATCAGCAGATGTATTAGTTGAATTTCaccaaatagtttttttttttttttttttttgttaatgaacCTATCAATAATGGGAATGCCTCAAATACTGACACTTTCATTTTGGTGTATCTATTGCCTATATAAGTATAGAGTTATGTTGATAATTAGTACCAGTACATGTCATATTTTTAGTGTAAgttgtaaattttgttattgttatccCTCTTCTTTATCCTCACTATTCTTTTTCTGGACTAGCAACTATTAATCACTataccaagttttttattatatgtctTTGTCTTGTAGCATTTTCCCACAACTTAAAGTTTCTTGGCAGTATAGCACATGAACATACGTTGAAGGtgtgaatctctctctctctctctctcataatatGTCTATACAATGATGTGAAACCTGTAGAGaattcaataaatataattattgttGGATGCTTCAAATGGTTGTGTATTACGTATGGTGTGTATGCTgacaataattaaatacatgagatttttttttttttactgacaACTCATGATTAGGGCATTTTCTTGAGTCAATATTTTGGGGGGAACAAGGTCAGTTTCTTGAGATTATTTAAAAGCATTGGTCAAACGGGTTGCATTTCCCTCATTGTTCAATTTGTTGCCATCACTGtgtagttgttttttatttttatttttaaaaaaacttaatgtcAAAAGTGATCTTTGCTACATTTTATTGCAAACTTCTAAacttgtataaatatatatttgatagaGTAGGTGGAAGTTGAGATAGGGGCTTAACACCTATCAAATGCACGTGTaacttacctatcaaaaaatatatatatttaaaagatgTTGCAATATCTTCTTTGTATTATGAGCAACCATCAACTCTGAATTTCTTTAATGCAACAATgggattttgattattatttgTAGTTCTTTTGAATGAATGACATAACTTTAACTAAAGAAACAGAGAGATAACCTGGACCAAACGAGGAACATAGCCAAACCAGAAAACACTTTGAACTACTTAATTCAATCAAACACAGAGGAAAGGGCCATGCCTCAAACTACACAAACATCTAATTGGAATTGTATTCATGATGATTttatgcacccaaaaaaaaaaaaaaaccattatataTCCAGCTCATGCCTAAAAGATTGagatttaattgatttattgtGAGGTTCCGGAAAAAAGTCTAACAAGTCAAGCTACTGTGACAACCATGATAGTGTTAAGATGGACGAGGAAATTAGTGATCCAAATATTAACAAAGGTATACCATGtcttttaaggaattttatgtgaaaaaatatCTCACATCTTTCATCTTTTGAGAAAACCCTTAATCATTTTCatcaaatattatttcattGGAATGCTTTTAAACCAATTCATTTGAAG
The sequence above is drawn from the Quercus robur chromosome 7, dhQueRobu3.1, whole genome shotgun sequence genome and encodes:
- the LOC126692830 gene encoding disease resistance protein RUN1 isoform X10; this translates as MESIAVWQGATLGGIVAWILISSYLNVTRKLRSFVQPWVAHHVIAGTPLIFQIQKYQHWFFDALFSGLSCVVSVPFYTAFLPLLFWSGHGRLARQMTLLMAFCDYLGNTIKDMVSAPRPSSPPVRRITATKDEEDNALEYGLPSSHTLNTVCLSGYLLHYVLSYIQYEDVSMKFVGLALVCLFVSLIGFGRIYLGMHSLIDIIGGLGIGLVILAFWLTVHKHVRQFYCFRTKCEYEYEFIKRIIEEISSIKSIHIKLPIAKYPVEVDSQAEAIESLLDVESNGVFMVGIYGLGGVGKTTISKAVYNRINDCFEGSCFLENVRENSKTDAGIIQLQERLLSKILRSRIVKVNSVLEGITMIKERFCNKKVLLILDDVDQSKEIENLLEYCNWLASGSRVIITTRDINVLPNVGRDPQIRTYEVQKMNPRDARVLFNMHAFGSNNPKQGYSNLVEQIMSYADGLPLALVIMGSDLYGKSIDHWTCAVEKYKKIPHGEITNKLKISYDGLEKRERDIFLDIACFFKGFKMDEVVNVLDACKFSSSLGISKLIEKCLITVDIWGILWMHDLLQQMGREIVEQESNELENRSRIWCYEDAYKLLIENMGSNKIRGIMWYSPKPRLVKLQVDAFKNMRNLKFLLVENVRISKGLKYLPNELRLLQWSEYDFPLPLKFYPHSLVVLNMPNSRIRLEKLLKQGRAFEALKNVNLDGCKFITKLPSLLCAPNLKNLDMCYCVNLIEVHESFGYLDKLASWDLTHCRNLKILPSLLVLRSLKYFNLCYCRRLEKFPAICAPNLESLDIPLCKNLIEVHESVGDLDKLKWWNLESCIKLEILPSRLQLRSLQSLDLKNCGRLEKFPDIHPEMKYLRGLYLRANSGIREWPSSFTHLTKGLHRLELSNNENLWNFLHSRNKLQLLEEIDIPTANSFDGFLGYGFLSLTYLRLNSWDGDITELDFQYFPLLRELHIYDSNIISIPQSISGLARLETIHIRNCKRLREIPTLPQSVRCVSVSKCPSVDPQSVSRLLIQFGGARSNISMDPFHDSESDSDSDSDSDSDSESESEYEISYHLTVPVTEIPKYLKFNH
- the LOC126692830 gene encoding disease resistance protein RUN1 isoform X5; translated protein: MASPTKEELTSSSSSMLRWSYDIFLSFRGEDTRYGFTGYLYDALCSYGLNTFFDTNLERGEEISKELLKTIEMSMISIVVLSENYASSNWCLDELVKILECRKTRRIRKVYPIFYKVIPSEVRKKEGKFGKALDNHEKKFKDDMEKVKRWREALTEVANLSGHEYKNGEYEYEFIKRIIEEISSIKSIHIKLPIAKYPVEVDSQAEAIESLLDVESNGVFMVGIYGLGGVGKTTISKAVYNRINDCFEGSCFLENVRENSKTDAGIIQLQERLLSKILRSRIVKVNSVLEGITMIKERFCNKKVLLILDDVDQSKEIENLLEYCNWLASGSRVIITTRDINVLPNVGRDPQIRTYEVQKMNPRDARVLFNMHAFGSNNPKQGYSNLVEQIMSYADGLPLALVIMGSDLYGKSIDHWTCAVEKYKKIPHGEITNKLKISYDGLEKRERDIFLDIACFFKGFKMDEVVNVLDACKFSSSLGISKLIEKCLITVDIWGILWMHDLLQQMGREIVEQESNELENRSRIWCYEDAYKLLIENMGSNKIRGIMWYSPKPRLVKLQVDAFKNMRNLKFLLVENVRISKGLKYLPNELRLLQWSEYDFPLPLKFYPHSLVVLNMPNSRIRLEKLLKQGRAFEALKNVNLDGCKFITKLPSLLCAPNLKNLDMCYCVNLIEVHESFGYLDKLASWDLTHCRNLKILPSLLVLRSLKYFNLCYCRRLEKFPAICAPNLESLDIPLCKNLIEVHESVGDLDKLKWWDLESCIKLEILPSRLQLRSLEYLNLRDCGRLEKFPAICAPNLESLDISYCKNLIEVHESVGDLDKLKWWYLESCIKLEILPSRLQLRSLQSLDLKNCGRLEKFPDIHPEMKYLRGLYLRANSGIREWPSSFTHLTKGLHRLELSNNENLWNFLHSRNKLQLLEEIDIPTANSFDGFLGYGFLSLTYLRLNSWDGDITELDFQYFPLLRELHIYDSNIISIPQSISGLARLETIHIRNCKRLREIPTLPQSVRCVSVSKCPSVDPQSVSRLLIQFGGARSNISMDPFHDSESDSDSDSDSDSDSESESEYEISYHLTVPVTEIPKYLKFNH
- the LOC126692830 gene encoding disease resistance protein RUN1 isoform X2; its protein translation is MESIAVWQGATLGGIVAWILISSYLNVTRKLRSFVQPWVAHHVIAGTPLIFQIQKYQHWFFDALFSGLSCVVSVPFYTAFLPLLFWSGHGRLARQMTLLMAFCDYLGNTIKDMVSAPRPSSPPVRRITATKDEEDNALEYGLPSSHTLNTVCLSGYLLHYVLSYIQYEDVSMKFVGLALVCLFVSLIGFGRIYLGMHSLIDIIGGLGIGLVILAFWLTVHKHVRQFYCFRTKCEYEYEFIKRIIEEISSIKSIHIKLPIAKYPVEVDSQAEAIESLLDVESNGVFMVGIYGLGGVGKTTISKAVYNRINDCFEGSCFLENVRENSKTDAGIIQLQERLLSKILRSRIVKVNSVLEGITMIKERFCNKKVLLILDDVDQSKEIENLLEYCNWLASGSRVIITTRDINVLPNVGRDPQIRTYEVQKMNPRDARVLFNMHAFGSNNPKQGYSNLVEQIMSYADGLPLALVIMGSDLYGKSIDHWTCAVEKYKKIPHGEITNKLKISYDGLEKRERDIFLDIACFFKGFKMDEVVNVLDACKFSSSLGISKLIEKCLITVDIWGILWMHDLLQQMGREIVEQESNELENRSRIWCYEDAYKLLIENMGSNKIRGIMWYSPKPRLVKLQVDAFKNMRNLKFLLVENVRISKGLKYLPNELRLLQWSEYDFPLPLKFYPHSLVVLNMPNSRIRLEKLLKQGRAFEALKNVNLDGCKFITKLPSLLCAPNLKNLDMCYCVNLIEVHESFGYLDKLASWDLTHCRNLKILPSLLVLRSLKYFNLCYCRRLEKFPAICAPNLESLDIPLCKNLIEVHESVGDLDKLKWWDLESCIKLEILPSRLQLRSLEYLNLRDCGRLEKFPAICAPNLESLDISYCKNLIEVHESVGDLDKLKWWDLESCIKLEILPSRLQLRSLQSLDLKNCGRLEKFPDIHPEMKYLRGLYLRANSGIREWPSSFTHLTKGLHRLELSNNENLWNFLHSRNKLQLLEEIDIPTANSFDGFLGYGFLSLTYLRLNSWDGDITELDFQYFPLLRELHIYDSNIISIPQSISGLARLETIHIRNCKRLREIPTLPQSVRCVSVSKCPSVDPQSVSRLLIQFGGARSNISMDPFHDSESDSDSDSDSDSDSESESEYEISYHLTVPVTEIPKYLKFNH